Within Prinia subflava isolate CZ2003 ecotype Zambia chromosome 10, Cam_Psub_1.2, whole genome shotgun sequence, the genomic segment GAAATAATAACACCACGAAGCCcaatgggaaaggaaaacatgGTTACTTTCAGCAACACTTTGCCAAGAGTCAACACACCATCCTTGGAAGACCCAGCAAGACGAAATGCAACAATACACGCATCAATGGATTCTGCCCGTTCCAAAcagctgctgtcccagtggaAGAACAAGAATGAAAGTCGAAAGTTGTCACTGCAGGTAATAGAGACTGAGTCTGGCCAGTCACCGCCAAGGGCTATCGAAATGAGGTCAAGCTCAGAACCCTCCAGAGTGGGTGTAAATGGTGATCATCATGGCCCAACTAGCCAATACCTGAAAATCCAACCTGGCAGTGTACCGGGTTGTAACAACTCAGGTCTCACTGGCGGGCCAAGGGTCTCTATTCAGTCCCGCCCTGGCTCATCCCAGCTGGTACACATTCCTGAAGAGACTCAGGAGAATGTGAACACATCACCCAAAACTAGTTCAGCTAGAGCTAAATGGCTGAAAGCTGCTGAGAAGAGTGTTGCATGCAGGAGTAATAGCCAGCCAAGAATCATGCAAGTAATAGCCATGTCTAAGCAGCAAGGAGTGCTTCAGGGCAGTCCAAAGAGTTCAGAGGGAAGCACAGTGACCTGCACAGGAGCCATCAGATATAAAACCTTGACAGACCATGAGCCAAGTAGCATTGTTAGAGTTGAGGCCCACCCAGAAAATAACAGACCTGTAATTCAGATGCCATCAGAAGGTGAAGGAAGTGGGTCATGGAAATGGAAAGGTCCTGAAAAAGTCACTCTTCGTCAAACGTACGAGCTAAATGATCTTAACAGAGACTCTGAGAGCTGTGACTCCTTAAAAGACAGTTATGGGTCAGGtgacaggaaaagaagcaaCATAGATAACACTGAGCATCACCATCATGGAATCACTACGATAAGAGTCACGCCAGTGGAGGGGAGTGAGATTGGCTCAGAGACTCTGTCCATTTCTTCCAGCCGGGACTCAACACTTCGAAGAAAGGGTAACATCATTTTAATCCCTGAGAGAGGGAGCAGTCCAGAGAACACCAGAAACATCTTCTATAAAGGCACATCCCCCACACGAGCGTACAAGGACTAAAAGGATACATATCAGCTGGTCCATACTACCACAAAGTAAACACATCTTGACACAGGTTCTGCTCCCTTTGTTCTGAGCTGATATTTACCTTTATGTGCCAAATTATCGACCAGCAGCCCTGCATTGCTGATATGCAATGTGCATGAGCCGTGAACAGCATGTGGTGGGGGGAAAAGCACAATGCCAGAACTAACGTGAAACATTTTCATGCAACTTGTTTCTTCAGATTCAAAACATTTATCTGAGGGTGATGATGTCAATTAAAAGAATGGTCTCGAACACAGACACTGTATTTCCTGAATGTGccaactttttattttatatttgtgtcCAAAACTGACTGACTTTTTCACAGCAAAGGCTGTATCAGTGGTATATAATCATCTTTGCAGAATTTGCACCAAATCTTTAGTACAGGATGGTGCTGATGATAACTTTACATGTTTTGAAAAATTGCGTAATTATTAGACTCTGCAAACATGACATATTGATGTGCAGTTACTTTACAAGTAATATTGCTAATACTATGATGATGCTGGCTGCATTCATTTAGCGTAGGAAATATTTACAGCTTTGTTATAGTGGATCTGTCACATTCAAAGATTGCAAAGGTTTTGTGTAGTTCTTTAAGATGTCTACTGCAACAAAAATGTGTGGGTGACATTCCATTAGAATGGAATGACTATCTATTTTGAATAGTTTTGCTGCTACTGCTCAACTTTTGTTTAAGAACAGGTGCTACTAATGAAGAGGCTGCTTCTTAGTGGGCTAACTCgtagaattattttaaattacatttgtaAGGGGTCTTATCAAGCACTACAATAATTCAGATGTTATGTTTTTAAACTTCTTATTCAGTCCTTCAGCGAGCCTTCCATTTTTCTATtagtttttaaacaaataatgcAGAACACCAATTTGCAAGATGTGCAAATGTGAAAGGTGAGCCatgagtaaataaaaataatggcaACTTTCCTGACCAGCTTCCAAGGAGACAGGAATTAATATCATAGCTCACACTTAGAAGCAGTCATTCACCTCACTTGCTTAAAATGCCACAAGAACAATCACAAGTTTCACCCCAATCACCATCACGTAGGGGATTTGTGCTTCGCTTTAAAGAATGGAATGCCTTGGTATTGCAGAATCACTGAACAAGTGTTGCATTGTGCCACTACTACAGTTCACCTCCCTTGAGACACCTTCCAGAGCTTTCTTAAGCATGATATTTTTCTCACCACTGCCACTTAAGAATATAAAAGGtctctgcacctgagagaacaTGATTTATTTTAGTAAACTGAGTTTTGGATATAATGAAAAACTTGCCTGCTAAAAATCTCCATTGCCAAAAATTATTGAAAGGATAAACTCTGAAAGGAATGAACATGGCGTGTCCTAGAATGGGCCTGCTAGAAGAAATGCCTCATTTCATTTGGCTCTGACTTAAACCCTGAAGGAAGCCAGGGACAGTGCTCACTCACTGCAGCTCTTCATTCTCTCCTATTTCTACCTGAAAGAGGACAGGTACCCTCAGACATCTGCCAGCTCTCCTGCTAGGATGGGAAGGGAATGGCTTAGCAGTCCTCTCACTCAATAGGAAGTAGCAGATCAGGTCTGTTCTTTGGCTTTTTGAGAGAAGTGTTTTGGTCTAAGTCCCCTTCTCATTTAGGGTATCAGAGAACAAGATATATTCTCTATAGTCAGAACCTGTCTACAGAACCTACCCCACAGAACTCTGAGCAAAAGCCCACCCTACACCAGCCAAGTAGGAGGTAGAAGGAAGAATCACCCTTTTCAAGAAGATAAAGAGCACAACAAAAACatagaccaaaaaaaaaaaccaaacaaaaaaaaaaaccaaacaacaaaacaaaaacccaaaaaagacctccaaaccaaaacaaatcccaaccccaaacccaaccccaaacctAAGTAATTTCACAAGTACGAGGATGGTGTTTGCGAGTCAATGGAAAGCTTTATATGTACTTCCCAGTTCTACAGGTGCTCCAAGCTTAGCTGAATTCTTGCTGTCAAGCCAACTGTGCCACACAATGCTTCCCTCACCTGCCCATCACCCAGTGCTGTGGAAGAGAGTCAGTCCTTAAGGAAATGACCACACTCTTTCTGCTATTATACAAGATGACCCCATCATACTTAGGATGATTGGGAGAAAGTATTCTGCAGGTTGCATGTAAGAAGCTACTCAGTAGGGTTGCAGCATATTGTGTATGTTAAAGGCACTGTATGTTGAAGACACACTTTAAGGTACATCAGCTGGGGAAAATAATCGTAGATaccaggagaaaaagaaaaagtaatttttttagaaataaattctcAGACTCCAGTATTTACAAgtcaggatttattttttcttttcaaaaggatGTACCTTTAGTCCTTGGtatttaatacaaaattttgTACAAGATTCCTAGGAATTACAAACACTTGGACTGTCATGAACAAAACCCTTTGGATTTAGTTTAGTCTAGGTACAGGATAAAGCAGGTAGAATTAGCTTTAAAGGAATGGGTAAGACACAAACACTGTTGGCCTATCAATGCAGGGAAATAAGATGCAATCATTTGTTAGTTTGTAAGTGCAGGGCAAAAGAACATAAGTAGATGAACctggaaataaaggaaaatggaaatggagaaTAATGGCAATAAAGCAAAGATTAGAAAATGTTCCCTCTGGCAATTTAGCTGTTTTGGAAACAGCAGGATTCCTGGTGGGAGTGTTTGTTCTTTATTCCTTGGTTTTAGTCAGATATATATTGGCATATATGTTGCTTTTATTACTCTAAAACTTGCTGCACTATTTCAAGTGCAGTGTGATATTTTTCCTAAAGTTTCCTATTTCttaagaaaagattttaaagcTCTTGTGTAATCATTGAAATTATGTTCTATACATAAATATTGATATATTCTTTTTTACTCAAAGTGCCAAAGGCTACTGTTTTTAATAATGGCTTATCAAATTATATTGCGTTAGAGAGCAGAAATGTAATAATATATACATTGGAACTCAGACCTCTGCATGTATATTTGATAAGGAGCCTTTTGTAAAATTACTCTTTGTTTACATTCCACTGGTACCTTAATTTAAAGTTAATCAAATAAATTGACAGGTGACATCTTCTTAGTGTTCTGATTTTCTTACTTGCTAACAGGCACGAATTTCTTTGTTAGGCTGTGCTTTACTgagaaaatacttaaaaataaaatatgtttttaaatgagaattCTCTATATAAAGTATTGTGTTTAATAAAATGTTATGCcatgttttcaaatggaaaataatttgtaaattgctataaatgtattttgttaAATAAGTACAGATCAATGCTACTGTGTGAGTTTATTGTGCTAACATCATGAAATAAAGATGAAATTCCTCATTGATGTTTATCTCTGTGGTGAAGCAGTCTCAATTcccccaaaattatttttcaatattagATATCTCATAATGTGTAAAAGTGGTCAGCAGTGAGAAACCTCGAGACCTTGCACAGCGGTAAGAATTAATAAGAAACAATGTTCAAACaagcttttctttaaacaagaaacattttataaaaaaccccaagtgaATTGGGAACTTCAAGCCATGTGAGGATGTGTCTGCTCAATCAttctgcagcaccagctgctttGCTAAGCTCTTAATGGCCCTAAACCACCTTGCTAGTGTTGGGTAGAGCTGCCAGACATGGTGAGGCCAGCCTTGGATTTGTGAATGAGAACAGGGCAGATGTCAGGGGCAAACCTGAGAGGACAGGCTCTCCCCAGGGGCAGAAATTAGGATGCAGGAGTCAGCAGGTGTCATACACCCTTTGCTGGCAACAGTGAAAAACCTTGTGTGTAACAGCACACTGTGAAAAGCAGTCTTACCTAGAAGGCACACAGGGTAGTGTGGTGAGCAAACAGCAAAGACTGTCTCCAAACCTGTCTGGAAACACCCTGAAAAGGCAACAGCAGGGCCCAGGTGCCTGGGGTGGaagacacagctgcagctgaggcatGCACTGACATTGCCAATGGCTAATAAGGAGCACAGGGAGTAgcagagcccctgcagtgctTGGCAGCGCAGCAAACTGACTCTGAGAAGCTTTCCCAAGTGTGCCTGGGCCTTTGTGCAGGCTgccctgtgtgtctgtgtgtccttGGAGCAGGTaacctgctgtggctgggggccctgggcagctgctgtcactgctgagtGCAGCCAGGCAGCGCTCTGCTGAGCGGGACAACAGTGTCACACGTGTGCTGTGCTCCACGCCAAGGCACGCGGGGTGCACTGACACTGCCCCAAGCTGTGGTGCAAATCTGGGTCACTTGGCAATCCCTGTCCCATGACCTTTATGACAGGTTAAGATGAGAGCCCTCAGGCAAAAGAGAATCAGACCCCAGTCTGTCATCTCAAAGGAAGGGATGTGTCTGTACAGCTGTGATACTGTTCCTTCTGTGGTGACAGAAGGCACTTTCTTCTTGTGGCTGGGGCTGAAGAACGTCCTGCCCCCATGGCATGAGTAGGCAGTTTCAGGAGATGCCTCTCCTTTGGtcagcagcagatgctgctgtgACAGTGCATTACATGCCCGGAGTGAGGCTGTGTGAAGCATAAGGGCTGTTGCCCACGGTTATGTTGTCCCATCCTCTGGGACATGAATTGGTAGCCTGGGAGAGCTACAGACAGTGATGGCTGGTAGGGCTGAGAGAGACTGTGAAGgatgcaagaaagaaaaacagactaGGGTAGGACTACTGAAAGCTGATATATAATGCAAATCTGATGAGTTCTCCCCTGGGAATGGCCCCTTCTATGGATCCCTAAGGGGCCTAGACAATTAGTTCAAACATTTTAAAGGGCACATTTTAAACATATGAGTTTAGGCTAAAAACAAACTCCCCCTCTGAAGGGTATCTTTGCTATATAGATTATATTATACAACATCATCTAAGGTGAGAAAGTACCTCTACTGACAAACCTTGTCACATTCTCTTGGGCCATTCTAGCTACAACAAGAGTGCCATTAATTTAAGAGAGCCCACTGTGATCCAGATTCATGATTAAATGTGATCATGCAAAGGGTTTCACAAAGGTATGGTTGATTAAACTGAAACTTAAATCTATTTTGTGCTGGATTTTTAAGAGCTTCAGAGGCCTTGATATAAGAAGTCACATAAGACAAGACTGTACCAGAATCAGTTTGGTATAGATTTATGAAGACTTTTTCTGTGACAGTGCACACCTAATTTGGCAGGAACACTTCAAAGGCATTAGAAGCTTTGTTCATAAAATCATGAACAAAATCTTTTCACAAACGTTAAAGCACAGAATGTATCAAACATGGGATAAAACTTTCAATTGTCTCATATTCCACATTCAAAATCGAAGAAGGGGACCTCCAGCTGCATGCATGTGCATAAAAACACATGCAACACAAAGTTAACAGGTTCAAGCCAGGGTTTAGAAGAAGCTAAATCTACAATTTAAATCAAGGAACAAATTGTGACAAGGCTGTAAATATTATCtaaaatttttctgctttgcctgCAGAAATCTCTTCAGGTATTCCAAATATGCATATAGACATCATTTAATTACACCTCCCATATATGAAATCTGTGATTTTGCCATAAAGGATTCACATTCAATGGCTTTATTGGCACAgtcctgttaaaaaaaaaaaaaaaaaaaaggctaagaACTTATTTATAACTAAAGCAAGTCTACTCAGTCCTAGGAAGCATTTCTCatgtttgaggaaaaaaaaaacaaacctccaaATCTCTCCCTGCCTTCAAAGGCCAGGTGTCATTCAGCTTTTTCTTACTCTATTACTTTTCTAGTGCTGCTCAAAAAGAAATGGGAGTCATGGGGATTTGTGGATCTGTCAAATCTCTGCAGCTACTAAATGATGCATAAGGGAAAAGCTCTGCTCTCTCACCAAATCATTCAGAGGAGACTGGAGCCTATCTGAGTACAATGAGATCCTGTGTCTGCTCCTGCTCAAACAGAGTTTGTGTATTATGATGCCTGTTCCtagcctgtgctggggccagaAGACTCTCTCTGCAATGGGAATAGCATCACACAACTGGGAGCAATAGCTTTGCTCGTTTTGACCTGTAAACTATATGACTATACTTTGTAAACAATAGCCATATTTgaattttctctaaaaatagctataatgttttaaattagCACAGGCTAGATTTATCAAAGTTCTAAGTATGCACGGTTTTGGTGTTCTTTCATGTACATATTGATGAGATATTCTTTGGCTGAGCTTCATAACTGATCCTGTGGGCCAGCAACCCTGAAATTTGTTTGCTTTAGTCAAGCAGATGTGTGGATCATTACCAGAGTCCAGGTGTACACTTTTTTCATAGAGCATCAACAGGGGCTGAAAACTTGTGCAGTCTCCTCTGATACTTCTTGTCTTGCTGTAGCATTTGAGACAATTACCTTTGCTCTTGTAAGAGAGTTTTCACAGAAGAGATTCCCAGCACTGATTATGAACCAGCTTGGCAGGGAATTGTTGCAGGCTTTGGCCATATCTCTGTTTTCGTTTCCTGGGAACTGCTATGGGTATGATGACAAGCTAATGCCTTGGTTTACTATCAAGGAATGAgcagaaaaaatgaagagaagcATGCAGTTTGAATGATCAGGACAGCTTCATATAGCTCATTCTGGCTGGTAACACAAAACAAATGTGCTGTGAGCTCTGTATGCCTAACAGATTGCAGACTTGTCTAACCTGCTAAACCAAGGCAGACCGTAGCAAGAGGtttcttaaaatacttttatttttaatgagatttcTG encodes:
- the PLPPR4 gene encoding phospholipid phosphatase-related protein type 4 isoform X1 gives rise to the protein MSAKERQKGKVTKDSVTLLPCFYFVELPILASSVVSLYFLELTDVFKPVHSGFNCYDKSLSMPYIEPTQESVPFLMLLSLVFAGPSITIMIGEGILYCCLSKRRNGIGTEANINAGGCNFNSFLRRAVRFVGVHVFGLCATALVTDIIQLSTGYQAPYFLTVCKPNYTSLNVSCSENSYVVEDICSGADLNIINAGRKSFPSQHATLAAFAAVYISMYFNSTLTDSSKLLKPLLVFAFIICGIICGLTRITQYKNHPVDVYCGFLIGGGIALYLGLYAVGNFLPSDENVFHPNFPREPLRSLTDLSQDANRILPGKNGGSSDGIVSHRTESILNRNHRDSGSLTNLKRANADVEIITPRSPMGKENMVTFSNTLPRVNTPSLEDPARRNATIHASMDSARSKQLLSQWKNKNESRKLSLQVIETESGQSPPRAIEMRSSSEPSRVGVNGDHHGPTSQYLKIQPGSVPGCNNSGLTGGPRVSIQSRPGSSQLVHIPEETQENVNTSPKTSSARAKWLKAAEKSVACRSNSQPRIMQVIAMSKQQGVLQGSPKSSEGSTVTCTGAIRYKTLTDHEPSSIVRVEAHPENNRPVIQMPSEGEGSGSWKWKGPEKVTLRQTYELNDLNRDSESCDSLKDSYGSGDRKRSNIDNTEHHHHGITTIRVTPVEGSEIGSETLSISSSRDSTLRRKGNIILIPERGSSPENTRNIFYKGTSPTRAYKD
- the PLPPR4 gene encoding phospholipid phosphatase-related protein type 4 isoform X2 gives rise to the protein MSAKERQKGKVTKDSVTLLPCFYFVELPILASSVVSLYFLELTDVFKPVHSGFNCYDKSLSMPYIEPTQESVPFLMLLSLVFAGPSITIMIGEGILYCCLSKRRNGIGTEANINAGGCNFNSFLRRAVRFVGVHVFGLCATALVTDIIQLSTGYQAPYFLTVCKPNYTSLNVSCSENSYVVEDICSGADLNIINAGRKSFPSQHATLAAFAAVYISGLYAVGNFLPSDENVFHPNFPREPLRSLTDLSQDANRILPGKNGGSSDGIVSHRTESILNRNHRDSGSLTNLKRANADVEIITPRSPMGKENMVTFSNTLPRVNTPSLEDPARRNATIHASMDSARSKQLLSQWKNKNESRKLSLQVIETESGQSPPRAIEMRSSSEPSRVGVNGDHHGPTSQYLKIQPGSVPGCNNSGLTGGPRVSIQSRPGSSQLVHIPEETQENVNTSPKTSSARAKWLKAAEKSVACRSNSQPRIMQVIAMSKQQGVLQGSPKSSEGSTVTCTGAIRYKTLTDHEPSSIVRVEAHPENNRPVIQMPSEGEGSGSWKWKGPEKVTLRQTYELNDLNRDSESCDSLKDSYGSGDRKRSNIDNTEHHHHGITTIRVTPVEGSEIGSETLSISSSRDSTLRRKGNIILIPERGSSPENTRNIFYKGTSPTRAYKD